A window from Kovacikia minuta CCNUW1 encodes these proteins:
- a CDS encoding glycoside hydrolase family 19 protein: MESLLAKVQGEGNRSDELVDTLVRNLSNLPARPADKPPYVGIFAATDVKVGRQKAVERLQELQGKLQGDLNGTDGLVDDLIRSLSGLPARPADKKPYESLFAESKMVLLTVQQILSIAPEANSDRVKALAPWLNEAMVEFSINTPLRQAHFLAQVAHESDRFNALEEYASGADYEWRDDLGNTQPGDGVRFKGRGLIQVTGRTNYGECGRALGVDLISNPRRLADPDLACRSAGWYWSTRQLNKDADRDDVETVTRIINGGYNGLDDRINLLRAAKRVLGI; this comes from the coding sequence TTGGAATCTCTGCTCGCCAAGGTGCAGGGCGAAGGAAACCGGAGTGATGAACTGGTCGATACTTTAGTTCGTAATCTGAGTAATCTACCTGCTCGCCCAGCAGATAAACCGCCTTATGTGGGCATCTTTGCCGCCACCGATGTAAAAGTGGGTAGACAGAAGGCAGTGGAACGGCTTCAAGAATTGCAGGGTAAGTTGCAGGGAGACCTCAACGGAACAGATGGTCTAGTCGATGACCTGATCCGATCGCTGAGCGGATTACCCGCCCGTCCTGCTGATAAAAAGCCCTATGAAAGCTTATTTGCAGAATCGAAAATGGTTCTGCTAACGGTGCAGCAAATTCTGTCGATCGCGCCCGAAGCCAATTCAGATCGGGTGAAGGCTCTCGCTCCCTGGCTGAACGAGGCAATGGTGGAATTTAGCATTAATACGCCCCTCCGGCAGGCGCATTTCCTGGCTCAGGTTGCCCATGAATCCGATCGCTTTAATGCCCTGGAAGAATATGCATCCGGTGCCGACTACGAGTGGCGCGACGATTTAGGCAATACCCAGCCTGGAGATGGGGTACGGTTCAAAGGCAGAGGGCTGATTCAGGTGACAGGTCGAACCAACTACGGAGAATGTGGCAGAGCATTGGGAGTAGACCTGATCAGCAATCCCAGACGATTAGCAGATCCCGATCTTGCCTGTCGCAGTGCTGGCTGGTACTGGAGCACCCGCCAACTCAACAAAGATGCCGATCGAGATGATGTTGAAACCGTAACCCGCATCATTAACGGTGGTTACAACGGCCTGGACGATCGAATCAACCTGCTTCGGGCTGCCAAGCGAGTCTTGGGAATATAG
- a CDS encoding helix-turn-helix domain-containing protein, which produces MGAKNRIMELLSQKGITRYRFWQDTGLSRATAYRLCDDPTYIPTGEVIEKICRAYDWQPGDFIIYEPEE; this is translated from the coding sequence ATGGGCGCAAAAAACCGCATCATGGAACTTCTCAGCCAAAAAGGCATCACCCGGTATCGTTTCTGGCAGGATACTGGTTTAAGTCGGGCAACCGCCTATCGGCTCTGTGACGATCCAACTTATATCCCTACAGGAGAAGTTATCGAAAAAATCTGTCGCGCTTATGATTGGCAACCAGGAGACTTCATCATCTATGAGCCCGAAGAGTAA